CAGGAATGAATTCATTTGGTAGAACTAAGCCGCGTTCTGGATGATGCCATCTTATAAGAGCTTCGGCACTTATCACTTTACCACTGTACAAGCTTACAATTGGTTGATAATAAAGTTCAAATTCTTTCTTCTTTAACGCTCTTTGTATTTCGATTTTGAGCTTTGTCTCCTCCGTTGTCTCTGTGGTAAGGGTATCATCGTAGAAGGCATAACATCCTTTTCCTTTTGATTTTGCTCTATACATTGCTATATCAGCTTTGTGAATTAATTCTTCTGAATTTTCTCCTTCGTCTGGATATAAACTTATACCTATGCTTGCTGACACAGAAACTTTTTCCTGACCGATCTCAATAGGTTGAGAGATCACATCCTTTATCTTTTTTACAACGTGGAGAATACTTTTTACATCTCGGACCCGAATGACAATTACAAATTCATCTCCCCCTATACGCGAAACGGTATCTGATTCTCTTAGAACTGAAGACAAACGTTGAGCTATCACTTGTAAAACCAGATTTCCTTCTCTGTGAGAGAAATGATCGTTTATTTTTTTGAAATCATCTAAGTCTAAAAATAAAATAGCTACCTTTTCGCTGTTACGTCTGGCTATGCTGAAATCCTGATGAATCCGGTCTCTTAAAAGCACTCTTGTGGGCAATAAAGTTAACTCATCGTGATATGCCATAAAATCTAACTGATTTAATATCATGTTATTTTCAAGGGGTTCTAAAAATACAAGAGCATATTTATCGAATATGAGAGAGTAACTTAGAACTTTTTTGTTTTCTCTAAGTGAATAAATTCCATTTAAAGGAAGGTTGAAGTCTCCCTTTTTGGAAAATTGCATTGAAATTGGCATAATTTCTGGGAGAATTTTTCCGATTATATTATTTTTTCCGATTAAATCATTTGCGGCCTTATTCGAATGTATGATCTTATCATTTTTATCTACAAGCAAAGTTCCTACTTGCGTATTATTTACTGCTAATAAAAGATAATCTTTTTCTTCACGGCAAACCATTATAGCCACCTTCTCTGTAACTTTTGTCATATATGCTTGGATCAGTTAAGGGCTTCGAAAAAAATTCCTTCCAATTATAAAACGATAAAAAGTTTTTTTGAAAGTGCACACTTTTATCTTTTTCAAAAATTACCTTTTGTACCGATTAAAATTCCGCTTCCACGCGCACCAGAAGTAATTTTATCACTTTTTATTTTAATGTAGCACATCCCTTGTTGTTTAATATTAATTCTTATTTTTAACTATTCATTTTTTGAACTTTTATTTTCGTTGTCAGTCTAACAAATCGGAGGAGGATAAGATGGAAAAGAACGAGAGTAAAAAGATATTGGAAATGGTTTTTGACCTTATCATCAATTTCACGAAAATACTTCCAAGCTGTGAGGAAACTGAAAATTTGAAGACGATGGAGTTTTACATACTTATGTATATTGGCATGAAATCCAGTAAGAAGATGAGCGAGCTTGCCAGGGTATTTTCAATAGCGAAATCCAACGTTACAGTTTTGGTAGACGGCATGGAGAAAAAGGGATACCTTAAAAGGGTGAGAAATAGCGATGATAGAAGGGTAATAAATGTAGAACTTACCGATAAAGGAAAAAGGCTATTCGACTTGACGGTGAAAAATTTTGAGAAGGTGATAAATGACGTCATGGAAAGAATACCACCAAAAGACTTAGATGTGATATCAGATGGATTTTTCAGGATGATAAAGATCTTCAATTCCTCAAAAAGCGCAAAAAGTGCACCATGACGTATGTGGAGGTGAAGGAATGATACTTGTTACCGGTGCAACCGGACACGTGGGGAACGTTCTTGTCAGGAAACTCCTTCAGAGGGGCGAAAAAGTGAGAGTTCTTGTATTGAAAGGTGATGATTTAACCCCTTTGAAGGGATTAAATGTTGAAAAGATAGAAGGAGACGTCAGAAATTTTGAAGATGTAAAAAAAGCTGTCAAAGGTGTGGATTTCATATATCATTTAGCAGCATTGATCAGCATAGGTGCAGGAAAGAAAGGTTTAATTAAGAGTGTAAATGTAAAGGGTGTTGAAAACATTCTAAGTGCCGCTAAGATTTTTAAAGTTAAAAGGGTGCTCTACATGGGTTCCGTTCATGCTTTTGCAGAGCTACCACGGGGAAGTTTTATAGATGAGAATACTCCATTTGATCCTAAACTGACAACAGGAGTGTATGGAAAGACAAAAGCTTTTGCCGCTTTGAAAGTGCTGAACGCGACAAAAAGTGGACTTGATGTTGTCATCGTATGCCCAACAGGAATAGTGGGACCTTACGATTTCAAAAAATCAGAGATGGGTACGATGATATTGAATTTTTTACATGATGAATTACCAATAGGGATAAAAGGCTCTTTTGATTTTGTAGATGTTCGTGATGTGGCAGATGGAGCGATAAAGGCATGTGAAAAAGGGAAAAAAGGGGAAGCTTACATACTGAGTGGCGAAAAAGTGGAAATGGATAAAATGATGGAAGAATTGAGAAAAATCACCGGTAAAAGAGGGCCGTTTATCATGTTGGAAAAAAGAAATGCAATGCTTTTGTCGTATTTTTCATTGGTAACGTCTATTTTAGGGAGGAAAAAGGCAATTTTCACTCCTTATTCTGTCCATACATTGAACATGGACTATACTTTTTCTCATGAAAAAGCAACGAAGGAACTAGGGTACGCTCCAAGGCCTTTTGTTGAAACGCTTCAAGATACGGTAAAGTGGTTTGTGAATTTTGAGAATAAGGCTCAAAAGTTGGCAATTCTATGAAATTTGTTTCTGAAATCATTTTTATGTAAGAAGTCTGCCCCAACTTGCGGGGGTGTCAATAAAGCTGGTGTCAATAAAGCTGACGAAAATTTTATATGTGCGAAGTGATTAAAGTGATGAGAAAAACGGAAATTGTAAGGATAGATGAAAAAGGATTCAGAGAGATGGAAGACGTTGTTATCGAAGAAAAGATGATCGAAATACTCTTTAATGAAAATGACGTTGGTACGATTTCGTGCACGCCAAAAGAACTTAAATATCTGGCTGTTGGATACCTTTACTGTAAGGGACTCATAAGCGACGCGAATGTGGATATTAAGCTGTTTTCATCAAAGATAAAAGCGAAATCAAACGATTCTAAGAAAATTGGGTTAAACACAAAACGAGAATGCAATGCGAACTGTGTGGATATAAAAACGATATCCACAAGCATGGCAGACTTACTTGGTTCTTCAGAAATTTTTTTAGAAACTGGGGGATGCCACATAGCCGGCGTTTTTGATTTGAAAGAAAGGAAATACGCTTACATTTGTGAAGATGTTTCGCGTCACAGCGCTGTTGAGAAGTGCATTGGCTTTTTGGTTTCTCATCCAAACAAAATAGAAATACCCGCCCTTTTTTTAACGGGGCGGGTGAATTTTGAAATCGTTCAAAAATGTGCCAAAATAGGCATTCGAATGATCGTAACCAAAGCAGCCGTTACGGCTGGAGCAATTGAAGAATCGAAAAAACGTCGCATAACTCTTATTGGCTTTGCCCGTCAGGATAGGGCAAATGTTTACTCTTGCTTCGAGAGGATTGAGACTTCCAAATCTTAGAAACTCCTGTTGTGCGTGAACATTACGAAAGACAATTTCTTCGAAGTCCTGTCAGAACGGATTCGCTCCTTTTTTCCATCTTTTAGTCCAAAATATGAGGCACGCTCAGACACTCGTCCATGAGTGCTTCGCTTTCTCGGCACGTCCTGCGCCTTTCAACCTCATATTTGTGAATTTTCAGATGGGAAGCTCATATGTTCTGACAAGTACTTCGAGGGTGAGATTTAATCCCTTTTCGAAATACTTTATAACATTAACGCACAATGTGAGTTAGAAATTTCCTTTTTTCGCGATTGAACCCAGCATTATAAGTTCAAATCCATCGAAAAGCAAACTTATGCCAACGATCAATCCAACCCAAAATATGGAACTGAAAGGCCATCCCATTATCATCCAAATTCCCAAGAATATGGACAACGTACCGTTTAAAATGGCAAGCAAGGCACTCAATTTCGAACCAGCCATATCGAATGCGAAAGTGAAATTTGAAAAGGCATCGATCAACAGGTAGGCTGAAAACATAATACCCAGTGCCGCAATGCCAACTCCAGGGAAAATGAGCATAAGCAAACCAGTTATAAAAAGCACAACGGATTTGAGCCAGGCACCATGAGATTTTTTGTAACTTTTAAAAGTGGCGTACGCTGTGAAAATGGAACTTGTAACGAGAACGCTACCAAAGAAAACTGCCGCACTTAAACTCATTATTGGGGGGATTAAAATCCCAAGAGTTCCAACTATTACCATCAATATTCCAGCAACTATTGAATGTTTTGAGAATTTCTGTAAGACTTCTTTTTCGAAAATCATGACAATCCCTCCTTTTCTACCTGAAATTCGGCATTTTCTTCACTTTCCTTTACGAAATTTTCTTCTATCCATTTGGTTATTTCATCTCTAACACGCCTGAAGGCATCCATTTTTTCTTTGTCTGAACCCACCACTTGTGCTGGATCTTCAAAATTGTGGTGTATATGAACCTTCCCCGGAAAGAAAGGACACGTTTCGTTTGCATGATCACATACTGTGATGACGTAATCGAATATTTTTCCTTTGAATTCTTCTATGCTCTTTGAGCGGTGATTTGAAATGTCTATACCTATTTCTTCCATTGCCTTAATGGCGTATGGGTTGACGTTGGATGCAATGGTTCCAGCGCTTGCAACTTCGTATTTGTCAGAATATCTGCTTCTCAAAAAGCCTTCTGCCATCTGAGATCTGGCGGAATTATGAGTACATATAAACAGAACCTTTTTCTTGTTCATCTCTACTCCTTTCATCTTTAAACCATCTTTCAAAGTAGATCATAGCATACATATGCTATAATTTCCCAGTCTACGAGGAACTCTGGTGAAAATCCAGGGCGGGCCCGCCACCGTGACCGGCTACGAAACTCATAACAGAGCCACTGGTGAAAACTGGGAAGGCATGAGGAGTAGGACAAACCGGAAGCCGGGAAACTCATGACGCCACGCCTTCGTGGAGAGAGGCTGGTGAAAACCATTCTGCACTTTTTGCCTCTTTTCCATGATCGCCAAAAAATATTAAATGAGGTGATCTTCAAATGGAAAAAGGATACGTTCAAGTTTACACTGGAAATGGAAAAGGAAAAACCACTGCTGCCATAGGGCTTAGCACGAGAGCCGCTGGGGCAGGATTGAAAGTTTCTTTCATTCAGTTTATGAAAGGTCAGTACACGAGCGAATTGGAAAGTTTTAAAAAGCTGGGAATAGAATTCTACCAGGGCGGAAGGCCAGAGTTCATAATTGGTAAAGCGAAAAAGGAAGATATAGAGGCGGCAGAAAAAACTCTTGAATTGGCGAAAGAAAAGGCCACTAGTGGAAAATACGATGTGGTGGTGTTGGACGAAGTTAACGTTGCCATTTATCTAGGTCTTGTAAGCGAAGAAGACATCCTTAAACTCATAGAAGAAAAATCAGATGGAACCGAGCTTGTATTAACCGGAAGATATGCCACCCAAAAGATCATGGATAAAGCCGATTTAGTCACAGAAATGCGAGAAATAAAACATTATTTCAACGCTGGTGTGCAGGAAAGAGTTGGAATAGAGCGCTAATTCTTAACTCATGTTGTGAGTGAACATTACGAAAGGCAATTTTTTCGAAGTCCTGCCAGAACGGATTCGCTCTTTTTTCCATCTTACGATTCAAAATATGAGGCACGCTCAGACACTCGTCCGTGAGTGCTTCGCTTTCTCGGCACGTCCTGTGCCTCTCAACCTCATATTTTGAATCCTCCGCCGGAGAGCTCATATGTTCTGACAAGTACTTCGAGAGTGAAGTTTAATCCCTTTTTGAAATGCTTTGTAGCATTGGCACACAATATGAGCTCTTAAGCCATTTTGCTTTCTTTTTGCATTTTTAAAAAGACTTCAACCACCGCGGGATCGAATTGCTTTCCCGCGTTTTTTTCGATTTCTTCCAGCGCCATTTCTTCACTCAACGCTTTTCTGTACGGTCTATCGCTTGTCATGGCATCAAACGTATCACACACTGCCATTATTCTCGATTCTAACGGTATTTCTTCCCCTTTTAAACCGTCTGGATATCCCTTACCATCCCATCTTTCATGATGATGCCTTACGATCTTAGAAATGTTTTTCAACTGAGCTCCTTCTTCGATCAACTCAGCACCGATTATCGGGTGCTTTTTTATCTCGTTGTACTCCTCAGATGTGAGTTTTCCATTTTTGTTCAAAATTTCCAATGGAACGAAGATCTTTCCCACATCATGAAGCAATCCGGCTTGATGAATTTTTCTTTGAGCTTCTTCATCCATTCCCATCATTTTTGCTATGTTTCTCGAACACTCTGCCACACGCTCGGAATGGCCCTTGGTGTAGACGTTGTACTTTTCAAGGGCTTTAACGAGTACTAGTGTAAGTCTCTCTTGAAGATCCCGCTGAAACCTCATGTATTTTCTCGACACGTAAAATGCCGTGGCTATTTTCGAGAAACTACTCAAAATTTCTACGTCATCCTGTGAAAAGGCGTATTCACTTCCCTTTGGAATGTCGAGGGACATGTATCCTAAAGTTTCATTCAAAAATTTCAACGGTGCGACCAACGATTCTTTTATGGGTTTTGTGGCTTTTTTCACCACTTCAAGTGCTTTTGAAGGAGCTTGTTCTTCATCTTCCTTCAAGATATCTTTTACGATCTGCACTTTGTCGAATCTGGCGAGTTCAAAGTCCACTTTTGGATCCTTTAAAATTTTCTCATCGTGTCCACGACATGCGACTATTTTCCATTTTTTCTCATCAAAAATCCAGATGCTTCCATATTTAGCAACCGGGATCATTTCCAGAGCCCTGTTAAGCATTTGTTCGAGAAATTCTTCTCCCTTTATCTTTATCATGTCAAGCTGGGAAAGAGAAACTACCATCGCTCGAAATCTTTTACTGAGCTTTTCAAGGTCGGAGTAAGCGTTTTCCAATTCTTCATTTATAGCCCTTATCTCCTCATTTGAAGCTGTAAGCTCTTCAATGGTTTCGCTTAATTCTTCATTTTTTCTTTCAAGCTCACTTGCTTCTTTTTTTACAAGTTTCCTCAAGATGATCACGTTGGCAGCCAACACCACAAAAACAAGAATACCGACGCCAAAAACGTAAAAAACCCATTTCGGGATGAAAGGCCTTGCGGAAGGGACATTTAAGTATTTAGAAATCGACTCGTTGAGAACGGAATTGTCGTTCTCTTTCATTTGCTTGATGTACCTGTCCACAACCGGTGCTATGATCTTTGCAACGTGGCTTTGTTTAGAAAAAGCAGCTTTTTCCTCAATAAGATAGAAAATCATTGATGTGCTCTGTAGTCTGTATTTTGAAGCGTTTTCAACGCCAAAAAATCTGTTTACAACGCCGGCGTCTATTGTTTTATCTTTAACAGCTTTGAAAATGTCGGGGTAGCTGTTAAATTCGACGAATTTGGTCTTAACATTGAGGTGCTCTAAAAAATATTTTATTCCCAGTGGCCCTCCATAGAAGATATCCGATTTTAAAACGCCGACGCGCTTGCCGTTCAAATCAAAAAAAGAGTCAATGGAACTTCCTTTATGTTTGTACACTTGAGCCCAATTTGACAAAAAAAATTCGTTGGTGAAATAGCAAAACGATTTTCTTTCCTTCGTTTCAGCTATGCCAAGAAGCATATCGATCTTACCGCTTTTCAGATCCGGCAAGAGCTTGGAAAAAGACTCGTAAACATATTCAACTTTCCAATTTTCCTTTTGCGCTATGAAATTCATAACATTCACAAGTATGCCCTGAGCGCTTCCATTT
This is a stretch of genomic DNA from Mesoaciditoga lauensis cd-1655R = DSM 25116. It encodes these proteins:
- a CDS encoding putative bifunctional diguanylate cyclase/phosphodiesterase, which translates into the protein MVCREEKDYLLLAVNNTQVGTLLVDKNDKIIHSNKAANDLIGKNNIIGKILPEIMPISMQFSKKGDFNLPLNGIYSLRENKKVLSYSLIFDKYALVFLEPLENNMILNQLDFMAYHDELTLLPTRVLLRDRIHQDFSIARRNSEKVAILFLDLDDFKKINDHFSHREGNLVLQVIAQRLSSVLRESDTVSRIGGDEFVIVIRVRDVKSILHVVKKIKDVISQPIEIGQEKVSVSASIGISLYPDEGENSEELIHKADIAMYRAKSKGKGCYAFYDDTLTTETTEETKLKIEIQRALKKKEFELYYQPIVSLYSGKVISAEALIRWHHPERGLVLPNEFIPDIEGGPLIAQIGEWTIEETCKQLKILRNENIQINISVNISANHFQKIGFSQFIEETLKRYELKPEDLIIELTERTLMKDSPVTRSTISELDFLGVKISLDDFGTGYSNLKYLATLPINILKIDMSFIRHMLSNPRNSEIVKAIVALGKSLGILTVAEGVENEKQFEKLKEYKVDAIQGYYLSPSLKSSEFVEFVSTPTKLSL
- a CDS encoding MarR family winged helix-turn-helix transcriptional regulator — protein: MEKNESKKILEMVFDLIINFTKILPSCEETENLKTMEFYILMYIGMKSSKKMSELARVFSIAKSNVTVLVDGMEKKGYLKRVRNSDDRRVINVELTDKGKRLFDLTVKNFEKVINDVMERIPPKDLDVISDGFFRMIKIFNSSKSAKSAP
- a CDS encoding SDR family oxidoreductase, which translates into the protein MILVTGATGHVGNVLVRKLLQRGEKVRVLVLKGDDLTPLKGLNVEKIEGDVRNFEDVKKAVKGVDFIYHLAALISIGAGKKGLIKSVNVKGVENILSAAKIFKVKRVLYMGSVHAFAELPRGSFIDENTPFDPKLTTGVYGKTKAFAALKVLNATKSGLDVVIVCPTGIVGPYDFKKSEMGTMILNFLHDELPIGIKGSFDFVDVRDVADGAIKACEKGKKGEAYILSGEKVEMDKMMEELRKITGKRGPFIMLEKRNAMLLSYFSLVTSILGRKKAIFTPYSVHTLNMDYTFSHEKATKELGYAPRPFVETLQDTVKWFVNFENKAQKLAIL
- a CDS encoding formate dehydrogenase accessory sulfurtransferase FdhD; protein product: MRKTEIVRIDEKGFREMEDVVIEEKMIEILFNENDVGTISCTPKELKYLAVGYLYCKGLISDANVDIKLFSSKIKAKSNDSKKIGLNTKRECNANCVDIKTISTSMADLLGSSEIFLETGGCHIAGVFDLKERKYAYICEDVSRHSAVEKCIGFLVSHPNKIEIPALFLTGRVNFEIVQKCAKIGIRMIVTKAAVTAGAIEESKKRRITLIGFARQDRANVYSCFERIETSKS
- a CDS encoding HdeD family acid-resistance protein, with product MIFEKEVLQKFSKHSIVAGILMVIVGTLGILIPPIMSLSAAVFFGSVLVTSSIFTAYATFKSYKKSHGAWLKSVVLFITGLLMLIFPGVGIAALGIMFSAYLLIDAFSNFTFAFDMAGSKLSALLAILNGTLSIFLGIWMIMGWPFSSIFWVGLIVGISLLFDGFELIMLGSIAKKGNF
- a CDS encoding arsenate reductase ArsC — translated: MKGVEMNKKKVLFICTHNSARSQMAEGFLRSRYSDKYEVASAGTIASNVNPYAIKAMEEIGIDISNHRSKSIEEFKGKIFDYVITVCDHANETCPFFPGKVHIHHNFEDPAQVVGSDKEKMDAFRRVRDEITKWIEENFVKESEENAEFQVEKEGLS
- a CDS encoding cob(I)yrinic acid a,c-diamide adenosyltransferase, with the translated sequence MEKGYVQVYTGNGKGKTTAAIGLSTRAAGAGLKVSFIQFMKGQYTSELESFKKLGIEFYQGGRPEFIIGKAKKEDIEAAEKTLELAKEKATSGKYDVVVLDEVNVAIYLGLVSEEDILKLIEEKSDGTELVLTGRYATQKIMDKADLVTEMREIKHYFNAGVQERVGIER
- a CDS encoding HD domain-containing phosphohydrolase — encoded protein: MRKTLLFFVLLVSFFAFSFSLTVKVGIYDNPPLSFYKNGSAQGILVNVMNFIAQKENWKVEYVYESFSKLLPDLKSGKIDMLLGIAETKERKSFCYFTNEFFLSNWAQVYKHKGSSIDSFFDLNGKRVGVLKSDIFYGGPLGIKYFLEHLNVKTKFVEFNSYPDIFKAVKDKTIDAGVVNRFFGVENASKYRLQSTSMIFYLIEEKAAFSKQSHVAKIIAPVVDRYIKQMKENDNSVLNESISKYLNVPSARPFIPKWVFYVFGVGILVFVVLAANVIILRKLVKKEASELERKNEELSETIEELTASNEEIRAINEELENAYSDLEKLSKRFRAMVVSLSQLDMIKIKGEEFLEQMLNRALEMIPVAKYGSIWIFDEKKWKIVACRGHDEKILKDPKVDFELARFDKVQIVKDILKEDEEQAPSKALEVVKKATKPIKESLVAPLKFLNETLGYMSLDIPKGSEYAFSQDDVEILSSFSKIATAFYVSRKYMRFQRDLQERLTLVLVKALEKYNVYTKGHSERVAECSRNIAKMMGMDEEAQRKIHQAGLLHDVGKIFVPLEILNKNGKLTSEEYNEIKKHPIIGAELIEEGAQLKNISKIVRHHHERWDGKGYPDGLKGEEIPLESRIMAVCDTFDAMTSDRPYRKALSEEMALEEIEKNAGKQFDPAVVEVFLKMQKESKMA